In Pan paniscus chromosome 13, NHGRI_mPanPan1-v2.0_pri, whole genome shotgun sequence, one DNA window encodes the following:
- the DLX1 gene encoding homeobox protein DLX-1 isoform X1, which yields MTMTTMPESLNSPVSGKAVFMEFGPPNQQMSPSPMSHGHYSMHCLHSAGHSQPDGAYSSASSFSRPLGYPYVNSVSSHASSPYISSVQSYPGSASLAQSRLEDPGADSEKSTVVEGGEVRFNGKGKKIRKPRTIYSSLQLQALNRRFQQTQYLALPERAELAASLGLTQTQVKIWFQNKRSKFKKLMKQGGAALEGSALANGRALSAGSPPVPPGWNPNSSSGKGSGGNAGSYIPSYTSWYPSAHQEAMQQPQLM from the exons ATGACCATGACCACCATGCCAGAAAGTCTCAACAGCCCCGTGTCGGGCAAGGCGGTGTTTATGGAGTTTGGGCCGCCCAACCAGCAAATGTCTCCTTCTCCCATGTCCCACGGGCACTACTCCATGCACTGTTTACACTCGGCGGGCCATTCGCAGCCCGACGGCGCCTACAGCTCAGCCTCGTCCTTCTCCCGACCGCTGGGCTACCCCTACGTCAACTCGGTCAGCAGCCACGCATCCAGCCCCTACATCAGTTCGGTGCAGTCCTACCCGGGCAGCGCCAGCCTCGCCCAGAGCCGCCTGGAGGACCCAG GGGCGGACTCGGAGAAGAGCACGGTGGTGGAAGGCGGTGAAGTGCGCTTCAATGGCAAGGGAAAAAAGATCCGTAAACCCAGGACGATTTATTCCAGTTTGCAGTTGCAGGCTTTGAACCGGAGGTTCCAGCAAACTCAGTACCTAGCTCTGCCGGAGAGGGCGGAGCTCGCGGCCTCTTTGGGACTCACACAGACTCAG GTCAAGATCTGGTTCCAAAACAAGCGATCCAAGTTCAAGAAGCTgatgaagcagggtggggcggcTCTGGAGGGTAGTGCGTTGGCCAACGGTCGGGCCCTGTCTGCTGGCTCCCCACCCGTGCCGCCCGGCTGGAACCCTAACTCTTCATCCGGGAAGGGCTCAGGCGGAAACGCGGGCTCCTATATCCCCAGCTACACATCGTGGTACCCTTCAGCGCACCAAGAAGCTATGCAGCAACCCCAACTTATGTGA
- the DLX1 gene encoding homeobox protein DLX-1 isoform X2 translates to MTMTTMPESLNSPVSGKAVFMEFGPPNQQMSPSPMSHGHYSMHCLHSAGHSQPDGAYSSASSFSRPLGYPYVNSVSSHASSPYISSVQSYPGSASLAQSRLEDPGQDLVPKQAIQVQEADEAGWGGSGG, encoded by the exons ATGACCATGACCACCATGCCAGAAAGTCTCAACAGCCCCGTGTCGGGCAAGGCGGTGTTTATGGAGTTTGGGCCGCCCAACCAGCAAATGTCTCCTTCTCCCATGTCCCACGGGCACTACTCCATGCACTGTTTACACTCGGCGGGCCATTCGCAGCCCGACGGCGCCTACAGCTCAGCCTCGTCCTTCTCCCGACCGCTGGGCTACCCCTACGTCAACTCGGTCAGCAGCCACGCATCCAGCCCCTACATCAGTTCGGTGCAGTCCTACCCGGGCAGCGCCAGCCTCGCCCAGAGCCGCCTGGAGGACCCAG GTCAAGATCTGGTTCCAAAACAAGCGATCCAAGTTCAAGAAGCTgatgaagcagggtggggcggcTCTGGAGGGTAG